From Solidesulfovibrio sp., a single genomic window includes:
- a CDS encoding ATP-binding protein — MPWRAPSLEDLIGIEHSKLGFFQELRRTIEALKDANTQSAQRRREIAAILDGITDIMMVLSPELRIQSVNHVFRQIFPDPAPEGKFCYQIFRGDDQPCPECPASKSFATGDICRETAIFKIGGKNVQYEMVASPIHHPDDPEQHILVFKRDVTREKEYQAKFYQAEKMATIGMLATGVAHEINNPLTAISGFAEGLRRRLPALREKVDPRVMEDVEDYVSTILQECRRCRDIVTTLLTFSRQKTVSFSPVSLNAVVEDTLKLLRSHLKQRNQAKITVRTELCDSLPRVTGDEHQIKQVMLNLLVNAMDAIAGPGRIVITTFQSTSGAVCLSVADSGYGIKPEHMDKLFEPFFTTKRAGKGIGIGLSTCMSIVAKHHGEIAVASQPGRGATFTVKFPINPDKLP; from the coding sequence ATGCCCTGGCGGGCGCCGTCCCTTGAGGATCTCATCGGCATCGAGCACAGCAAGCTCGGCTTTTTCCAGGAGCTGCGCCGGACCATCGAGGCCCTCAAGGACGCCAACACCCAGTCCGCCCAGCGACGCCGGGAAATCGCCGCCATCCTCGACGGCATCACCGACATCATGATGGTGCTCTCGCCGGAACTGCGCATCCAGTCGGTCAACCACGTCTTCCGCCAGATCTTCCCCGACCCGGCGCCGGAAGGGAAATTCTGCTACCAGATCTTTCGCGGCGACGACCAGCCCTGTCCCGAATGCCCGGCCAGCAAGTCCTTCGCCACGGGCGACATCTGCCGGGAAACGGCCATCTTCAAGATCGGCGGCAAGAACGTCCAATACGAGATGGTGGCCTCGCCCATCCACCACCCCGACGACCCCGAGCAGCACATCCTGGTGTTCAAGCGCGACGTGACCCGGGAAAAGGAATACCAGGCCAAATTCTACCAGGCCGAAAAGATGGCCACCATCGGCATGCTGGCCACCGGCGTGGCCCATGAGATCAACAATCCGCTCACGGCCATCTCCGGCTTCGCCGAGGGCCTGCGCCGCCGCCTGCCGGCCCTGCGCGAAAAGGTCGATCCCCGGGTCATGGAGGACGTGGAGGACTACGTTTCCACCATCCTCCAGGAGTGCCGGCGCTGCCGGGACATCGTCACCACCCTGCTCACCTTCAGCCGGCAAAAGACCGTGAGCTTTTCGCCGGTGAGCCTCAACGCCGTGGTCGAGGACACCCTCAAGCTCCTGCGCAGCCACCTCAAGCAGCGCAACCAGGCCAAGATCACCGTGCGTACCGAACTGTGCGACAGCCTGCCCCGGGTTACCGGCGACGAGCACCAGATCAAGCAGGTCATGCTCAACCTCCTCGTCAACGCCATGGACGCCATCGCCGGGCCGGGGCGCATCGTCATCACCACCTTCCAGTCCACCTCGGGCGCGGTCTGCCTCTCGGTCGCCGACTCGGGCTACGGCATCAAGCCCGAACACATGGACAAGCTCTTCGAGCCGTTTTTCACCACCAAGCGGGCCGGCAAGGGCATCGGCATCGGCCTTTCCACCTGCATGTCCATCGTGGCCAAACACCATGGGGAAATCGCGGTCGCCAGCCAGCCCGGCCGGGGCGCGACCTTTACCGTGAAGTTCCCCATAAACCCGGACAAACTCCCATGA
- a CDS encoding chemotaxis protein CheW: protein MDDKTVGNARRVLTLMLGDGGCFAIDIFVVREILDYTDITRLPRMPAHVRGVIDVRGEAVPVVDLGVKLGFGPVHQTLNTRIVIVEQPDDDGRIRLVGALTEAVKEVLELDAAAIAPPPSMGAAVDNACIEGISRHNGRFVVLLDTARVFSADDVQGLADLVARAADEPADRDAA, encoded by the coding sequence ATGGACGACAAAACGGTCGGGAACGCCAGGCGTGTTTTGACCCTGATGCTCGGCGACGGCGGTTGTTTCGCCATCGATATCTTCGTGGTGCGGGAAATCCTCGACTACACGGACATCACGCGGCTGCCCCGGATGCCGGCCCACGTGCGCGGCGTGATCGACGTCCGGGGGGAGGCGGTGCCCGTGGTGGACCTCGGCGTGAAACTCGGCTTCGGCCCGGTGCACCAGACCCTCAACACGCGCATCGTCATCGTGGAACAGCCGGACGACGACGGCCGGATACGGCTCGTCGGCGCCCTGACCGAGGCGGTCAAGGAAGTGCTGGAGCTCGACGCGGCCGCCATCGCGCCGCCCCCCTCCATGGGCGCGGCCGTGGACAATGCCTGCATCGAGGGCATCTCCCGCCACAACGGGCGGTTTGTCGTGCTGCTCGACACGGCGCGGGTCTTTTCCGCGGACGATGTCCAGGGGCTGGCCGACCTGGTGGCCCGGGCGGCCGACGAGCCGGCGGACCGCGACGCGGCCTGA
- a CDS encoding sigma-54 dependent transcriptional regulator — translation MMSPYSVLVVDDEPSIGKLLKKELSTPTRAVSAAESAHQAREMLRRNTYEVVILDLRLPDADGLDLLVEIRQHSPDVEVIIITGHGNIDSAVEAMKLGAYDYITKPFNLEELELIVERAYQRACLRFENRQLKHAQSQGQPQQIVGNSAAIKQIRFLIEKVAPTDVPVLITGESGAGKEVAATAIQARSRRADKPYVIKNCATLQKELARSELFGYVKGSFTGATENREGLMTFANKGTLFLDEIGELPMEVQASLLRTLENKTYRRVGDKDERVTDIRLIFATNRNLAKEVEAGRFHEALYHRINVFNIELPPLRERKEDIPLLVEYFLGRVQASGTFRVSDRAMACLINYHWPGNIRELRNVIERGVILAEGGIITEYALPRELSVQAEGENDFLSLEAVEREHIAKVLACFGNNRTLAATALGISRKTLYRKIREYGIM, via the coding sequence ATGATGAGCCCGTACAGCGTACTGGTGGTGGACGACGAACCCTCCATCGGCAAATTGCTCAAAAAAGAGCTCTCCACGCCCACCCGGGCCGTCTCGGCGGCGGAATCCGCCCACCAGGCCCGGGAAATGCTGCGGCGCAACACCTACGAGGTGGTCATCCTCGACCTGCGCCTGCCCGATGCCGACGGCCTGGACCTGCTGGTGGAGATCCGCCAGCACTCCCCGGACGTGGAGGTCATCATCATCACCGGCCACGGCAACATCGACTCGGCCGTGGAGGCCATGAAGCTCGGGGCCTACGATTACATCACCAAGCCCTTCAACCTCGAGGAACTGGAACTCATCGTGGAGCGGGCCTACCAGCGGGCCTGCCTGCGCTTCGAGAACCGCCAGCTCAAGCACGCCCAGAGCCAGGGCCAGCCCCAGCAGATCGTGGGCAATTCCGCGGCCATCAAGCAGATCCGCTTCCTGATCGAGAAAGTCGCCCCCACCGACGTGCCGGTGCTGATTACCGGCGAGTCCGGGGCCGGCAAGGAGGTGGCGGCCACGGCCATCCAGGCCCGGTCCCGGCGGGCGGACAAGCCCTATGTCATCAAGAACTGCGCCACGCTCCAAAAGGAGCTGGCCCGGTCGGAACTGTTCGGCTACGTCAAGGGCTCGTTCACCGGGGCCACGGAGAACCGCGAGGGGCTGATGACCTTCGCCAACAAGGGCACGCTGTTTCTCGACGAGATCGGCGAGCTGCCCATGGAGGTCCAGGCCTCGCTGCTGCGCACCCTCGAAAACAAGACCTACCGCCGGGTGGGCGACAAGGACGAGCGCGTAACCGACATCCGCCTCATTTTCGCCACCAACCGCAACCTGGCCAAGGAAGTCGAGGCCGGACGGTTCCACGAAGCCCTCTACCACCGCATCAACGTCTTCAACATCGAGCTGCCGCCGCTGCGCGAGCGCAAGGAGGACATTCCGCTGCTGGTGGAATATTTCCTGGGCCGGGTGCAGGCCAGCGGCACCTTCCGGGTCTCGGACCGGGCCATGGCCTGCCTGATCAACTACCATTGGCCGGGAAACATCCGGGAGCTGCGCAACGTCATCGAGCGCGGGGTCATTTTGGCCGAGGGCGGGATCATCACCGAATACGCCCTGCCGCGCGAGCTGTCCGTGCAGGCCGAGGGCGAGAACGACTTCCTGTCCCTGGAGGCCGTGGAACGCGAGCACATCGCCAAGGTTCTGGCCTGTTTCGGCAACAACCGGACGCTGGCCGCCACGGCGCTGGGCATCTCGCGCAAGACGCTGTACCGCAAGATCCGCGAATACGGCATCATGTAG
- a CDS encoding methyl-accepting chemotaxis protein, with translation MQWFHNMRVGKKLVLSFILMSIITAAVGYLGLRNMGSINDMNDTMYERELVGLSAVKEANINLLYIDRGMKNLILSRTAEERSQVLERIAKYKQEYQNQMGLARPLFVTKEGKETMSKLDAAWNALQPVWDQIVETCKKEETQANRASIELSMGLGRQKVNVVDDIMTELVRLKESNAKTFYTDSTDIYNASRMTLLVIVGISVVVGLGLGVAIARAIANPLNACVRFAKALALGDLGHKLEIVRADEVGEVCQAMREVAEAEGRVADLAGKMAQGDLRLQVEPRCDVDALMRSLAAMIRRLTEVVEEVKSGAENMASGAEELSASSESLSQGASEQAASVEESSSSMEQISASIMRNADNARQTEVLSRKASADAKESGQAMADTVAAMRQIAAKISIIEEIARQTDLLALNAAVEAARAGDHGRGFAVVASEVRKLAERSQSAAAEINSLSASSLDVAERAGRLLEMLVPDILKTSDLVQEIAAASQEQSSGADQVNRGLQQLDQVVQQNASASEELASTAEELSSQAEQLVNTVAFFQVAGQTLPRSRTVAATRVQPARKAEARQGAPSRSRQYSLPAAGGMGHDDEHFEAF, from the coding sequence ATGCAATGGTTCCACAACATGCGTGTCGGAAAGAAACTTGTATTGTCGTTCATCCTCATGTCCATCATAACAGCTGCGGTCGGCTATCTCGGTTTGCGGAACATGGGTTCCATAAACGACATGAACGACACGATGTATGAAAGGGAGCTGGTCGGCCTTTCCGCGGTCAAGGAAGCCAACATCAACCTGTTGTACATCGACCGGGGCATGAAAAACCTCATTCTGTCCAGGACCGCCGAGGAGCGCAGCCAGGTGTTGGAGCGCATCGCCAAGTATAAACAGGAATACCAGAACCAGATGGGCCTGGCCCGGCCCCTTTTCGTCACCAAGGAAGGCAAGGAGACGATGTCCAAGCTCGATGCGGCCTGGAACGCCCTGCAACCCGTCTGGGACCAGATCGTCGAAACCTGCAAGAAAGAGGAGACCCAGGCCAACCGGGCCTCCATCGAGCTGTCCATGGGCCTCGGCCGGCAAAAGGTCAATGTCGTCGACGACATCATGACCGAGCTGGTCCGCCTCAAGGAAAGCAACGCCAAGACCTTCTACACGGACTCCACGGATATCTACAACGCCAGCCGGATGACGCTGCTCGTCATCGTCGGCATAAGCGTCGTGGTGGGCCTGGGGCTCGGGGTGGCCATCGCCCGGGCCATCGCCAACCCGCTCAACGCCTGCGTGCGCTTCGCCAAGGCCCTGGCCCTGGGCGACCTGGGCCACAAGCTCGAGATCGTCCGCGCCGACGAGGTGGGCGAGGTCTGCCAGGCCATGCGGGAAGTGGCCGAGGCCGAGGGCCGGGTGGCGGACCTGGCCGGGAAGATGGCCCAGGGCGATTTGCGACTCCAGGTGGAGCCGCGCTGCGACGTCGACGCGCTCATGCGCTCCCTGGCCGCCATGATCAGGCGCCTGACCGAGGTCGTGGAGGAGGTCAAAAGCGGCGCCGAGAACATGGCCTCCGGGGCCGAAGAGCTGTCCGCCTCCTCGGAATCCCTGTCCCAGGGCGCCTCGGAACAGGCCGCCTCGGTGGAGGAGAGCTCCTCGTCCATGGAGCAGATCAGCGCCTCCATCATGCGCAACGCCGACAACGCCCGCCAGACCGAGGTCCTCTCGCGCAAGGCCAGCGCCGATGCCAAGGAATCCGGCCAGGCCATGGCCGACACCGTGGCCGCCATGCGCCAGATCGCGGCCAAGATCTCCATCATCGAGGAAATCGCCCGCCAGACGGACCTGCTGGCCTTAAACGCCGCCGTGGAGGCGGCCCGGGCCGGCGACCACGGCCGGGGGTTCGCCGTGGTCGCCTCCGAAGTCCGCAAACTCGCCGAACGCAGCCAGTCCGCGGCGGCGGAGATCAACAGCCTGTCGGCCTCGAGCCTCGATGTGGCCGAGCGGGCCGGCCGGCTCCTGGAAATGCTCGTTCCCGACATCCTCAAGACCTCGGACCTGGTGCAGGAGATCGCCGCCGCCTCCCAGGAACAGAGCAGCGGCGCGGACCAGGTCAACCGGGGGCTGCAACAGCTCGACCAGGTCGTGCAGCAAAACGCCTCCGCCTCCGAGGAATTGGCCTCCACGGCCGAGGAACTCTCCTCCCAGGCCGAACAGCTCGTCAACACCGTGGCGTTTTTTCAGGTGGCGGGGCAAACCCTGCCCCGGAGCCGGACCGTCGCGGCGACGCGCGTCCAGCCGGCCCGGAAAGCCGAGGCGCGCCAGGGTGCGCCGTCGCGGTCGCGGCAGTATTCGCTGCCCGCCGCCGGCGGGATGGGGCACGACGACGAGCACTTCGAAGCTTTCTAA
- a CDS encoding iron-containing alcohol dehydrogenase — protein sequence MRISKFAIPEIIFGRGSIVHLASCAKRLGGRRVLLVSDQGLVGAGWVDRIMEILRDNGLEWVYYDAVNSNPRDHQVHEGAEIYVRERADVIIAVGGGSPMDAAKGIATIVGNGGRISDYEGANRIMRPLPPMIFLPTTAGSGSDISQFCIITDVERQLKMSIISRSLVPNISIIDPLVLLTKSEELIIASAIDAFAHAVESYLSLLSSPFTEHQALKAMRLISRNLRPALEDRSIEALENLSIAATAAGMSFSNAGLGVGHSLAHSLGGMFDVLHGLVHPVLLPHVMRFNLPASVDKLAAIGRIVCGPRMCSSQYIAMAGIGWLEGFCADLGVPVRLRDILPDSDCLETIAKAAVNDACTLTNPRPATWESLLGVCQEAW from the coding sequence ATGCGGATCAGCAAGTTCGCCATTCCCGAGATCATTTTCGGCCGCGGCAGCATCGTCCACCTGGCTTCCTGCGCCAAGCGCCTGGGCGGCCGGCGGGTGTTGCTCGTCAGCGACCAGGGTCTGGTCGGCGCCGGCTGGGTCGACCGGATCATGGAGATCCTGCGCGACAACGGCCTGGAGTGGGTCTATTACGACGCCGTCAATTCCAACCCCCGCGACCACCAAGTCCACGAAGGCGCGGAAATCTACGTGCGCGAACGCGCCGACGTCATCATCGCCGTGGGCGGCGGCTCGCCCATGGACGCGGCCAAGGGCATCGCCACCATCGTCGGCAACGGCGGCCGCATCAGCGACTACGAGGGGGCCAACCGCATCATGCGGCCCCTGCCGCCCATGATCTTTCTGCCCACCACCGCCGGCTCGGGCTCGGACATCTCGCAGTTTTGCATCATCACCGACGTCGAGCGCCAACTCAAGATGTCCATCATCAGCCGGTCGCTCGTGCCCAACATCTCCATCATCGACCCGCTGGTGCTTTTGACCAAAAGCGAGGAGCTCATCATCGCCTCGGCCATCGACGCCTTCGCCCATGCCGTGGAGTCCTACCTCTCGCTTTTGTCCTCGCCGTTCACCGAGCACCAGGCCCTCAAGGCCATGCGGCTGATCTCGCGAAACCTCCGGCCCGCCCTGGAGGACCGCTCCATCGAGGCCCTGGAGAACCTGAGCATCGCCGCCACCGCCGCCGGCATGTCCTTTTCCAACGCCGGCCTGGGCGTCGGGCACTCCCTGGCCCATTCCCTGGGCGGCATGTTCGACGTGCTCCACGGCCTGGTCCACCCCGTCCTCCTGCCCCACGTCATGCGGTTCAACCTGCCGGCCAGCGTGGACAAGCTGGCGGCCATCGGCCGCATCGTCTGCGGCCCGCGCATGTGTTCCTCCCAGTACATCGCCATGGCCGGCATCGGCTGGCTGGAGGGGTTTTGCGCCGACCTCGGGGTGCCGGTGCGGCTCCGCGACATCCTGCCCGACAGCGACTGCCTGGAAACCATCGCCAAGGCGGCGGTCAACGACGCCTGCACCCTGACCAATCCCCGGCCCGCCACCTGGGAATCGCTTTTGGGCGTGTGTCAGGAGGCTTGGTGA
- a CDS encoding helix-turn-helix transcriptional regulator — translation MSCTQTLLIRCIASTPFGLFPRQFVDFTRARPISIPASFSPFAHSTHYTELRFPKRQAHPWKHRAVPPPPAPGHGPNPDRAEAGDSVRLPWRRVSPHGVPCPQPLARARTEKKSGPSDHHQGLSTLSPAFLAEPAPVPGGSGRPPTKTGIATKIPVSTIFKPLKMCSPPSVPKEYFFSSTSLSASHRRWRTEAGRQCRQSEHHSFVPGHLPRQKAVVRPVFSPPLWKYPVLGYFATRSILYVVKPNNYSRRYEYLRTLLLALRKEAGLRQIELAARLGCPQSFVSKYESGQRRLDLIELDAICEALGIPLDEFIERFRKG, via the coding sequence ATGTCCTGCACGCAGACACTTCTCATTCGCTGCATCGCATCAACACCATTCGGCCTCTTTCCCAGGCAATTCGTAGATTTTACACGGGCCCGACCAATCTCCATACCTGCTTCATTCAGCCCATTCGCTCATTCCACGCATTATACGGAGTTGCGTTTTCCCAAACGCCAGGCGCATCCCTGGAAACACCGCGCGGTTCCCCCACCACCGGCTCCAGGCCACGGTCCCAACCCAGACCGCGCCGAAGCCGGCGACAGCGTCCGCCTGCCCTGGCGGCGCGTCTCGCCCCACGGTGTTCCGTGCCCCCAGCCCCTAGCCCGGGCGCGGACCGAGAAAAAATCCGGCCCGTCGGATCACCACCAAGGGCTTTCCACCCTTTCCCCTGCGTTCCTGGCCGAACCGGCGCCGGTGCCTGGCGGCAGTGGACGCCCCCCCACGAAAACGGGGATTGCAACGAAAATCCCGGTGAGCACCATTTTCAAACCTCTTAAAATGTGTTCACCGCCGTCCGTCCCAAAGGAATATTTTTTTTCTTCGACTTCGCTGTCTGCTTCTCACCGCAGATGGCGGACCGAAGCAGGGAGGCAATGCCGTCAGAGTGAGCACCATTCCTTTGTCCCTGGTCACTTGCCCCGGCAAAAAGCGGTTGTCCGCCCGGTCTTCAGCCCTCCTTTATGGAAATATCCTGTTTTGGGATATTTCGCAACCCGATCTATTCTGTATGTCGTGAAGCCAAATAATTACTCCCGGCGTTACGAATATCTGCGCACACTCTTGCTTGCCCTGAGAAAGGAGGCCGGATTGCGCCAAATCGAACTGGCCGCGCGGCTGGGCTGCCCGCAGTCTTTCGTCAGCAAATACGAAAGCGGCCAGCGGCGGCTCGACCTCATCGAACTGGACGCGATCTGCGAGGCCCTCGGGATCCCGCTGGACGAATTCATCGAACGGTTCAGGAAGGGATAA
- a CDS encoding efflux RND transporter permease subunit, with the protein MTDPAHHGHQADWLTRVTALFVDSKLAPLLILAAVLTGLLAVWATPSEEEPQIVVPMIDVHVTMPGATPKEMENRVVTPMERILWEIPGVEYVYSTAGPGQALTVVRFKVGENTEKSLIAAYAKLYQHLDWIPPGCSRPILKPRSIDDVPVLAVALWGGPYDSRQLRVMANAVSEEVRRIPGVAETTVTGGRKRAVLVEPDPDRLRAQRLDAVDVLEAIGLQNAGQTIGDAFQSGRAVSIRLDNFFRTEKELARAVVALRNGRPVFLSDVAAIRDGFDEPADYVFYLPGKGVMEKDANPGAAYPAVTLAVAKRAGENATRIAGEALARIDALRGYILPADVNLTVTRDFGETAKAKVDELLKHLLLAAVTVGGVVALFLGLRASLVVMVAVPVTLAITLATYWLMGYTLNRVTLFALIFCIGILVDDPIVDVENIVRHLSLPGSRGRPLSEVIVAAVGEVRAPLVLATFTVIAAIAPMAYVGGLMGPYMRPMPVGASVAMLLSMAVAFCITPWTAKRTLRPEPEGKHPHGEIPDDAGTRAYLWLMDRLLKRPAWRWGFLGLVGLLFAGACALFPAKAVLVKMLPFDNKSEFSVVVDMPRGTTLEETTAVSRELADALLARDDVAGATLFAGAAAPMTFNGLIRHSYLRNAPSEAEISVNLLPKEVRDRQSHPIAKEARELLSPLAARHGARIKVVELPPGPPVLQTLVAEIYGPTDAGRLAVARQVRDIMKATPEVVDVDWYVDDPRPERVIRVERDKAQAAGVDPDRALRDVTASLAGTVAGLLHDEDAREDAPIVVRLPLRSRADARDLDGLAVRGDGERMVSLGQIASITEHEEPSRLYHKNLLPVVYVTGDVAGREESPIYAMNKIDAAIAALGASGQGAWQQADKGPLPVLRTAMPAQTAEASLKWDGEWQITYEVFRDMGIAFAVVMVLIYILTVGWFGSYTTPMAIMAPIPLSLIGIIPAHAAAGAFFTATSMIGFIAGAGIVVRNSIILVDFIEMRRGEGATLAKAVEEAGAVRFRPMLLTAISVVAGAFVILFDPIFQGLAISLMAGEVAATVFSRMVVPVLYYLDARRAERARA; encoded by the coding sequence ATGACCGATCCCGCCCACCACGGCCATCAGGCCGACTGGCTGACCCGGGTCACGGCCCTTTTCGTCGATTCCAAGCTGGCGCCGCTTCTTATCCTGGCCGCCGTGCTCACGGGCCTGCTGGCCGTTTGGGCCACGCCGAGCGAGGAAGAGCCGCAGATCGTCGTGCCCATGATCGACGTCCACGTGACCATGCCCGGGGCCACGCCCAAGGAGATGGAAAACCGCGTGGTCACACCCATGGAGCGCATCCTCTGGGAGATCCCCGGGGTGGAGTACGTCTATTCCACGGCCGGCCCCGGCCAGGCCCTGACCGTGGTGCGCTTCAAGGTGGGGGAGAACACCGAGAAAAGCCTCATCGCCGCCTACGCCAAGCTCTACCAGCACCTGGACTGGATTCCGCCGGGCTGTTCGCGGCCCATCCTGAAACCCCGTTCCATCGACGACGTACCCGTGCTCGCCGTGGCCCTGTGGGGCGGCCCCTACGACTCCCGCCAGCTGCGGGTCATGGCCAATGCCGTGAGCGAGGAAGTGCGGCGCATCCCGGGCGTGGCCGAAACCACGGTCACCGGCGGGCGCAAGCGCGCGGTCCTGGTCGAACCCGACCCGGACCGGCTGCGGGCCCAGCGCCTGGACGCCGTGGACGTGCTCGAAGCCATCGGCCTGCAAAACGCCGGCCAGACCATCGGCGACGCCTTCCAGTCCGGCCGGGCCGTGTCCATCCGCCTGGACAACTTCTTTCGCACCGAAAAGGAGCTGGCCCGGGCCGTGGTGGCCCTGCGCAACGGCCGGCCGGTTTTCCTTTCCGACGTGGCCGCCATCCGCGACGGCTTCGACGAGCCGGCCGATTACGTCTTCTACCTGCCGGGCAAAGGGGTGATGGAAAAAGACGCCAATCCCGGCGCGGCCTACCCGGCCGTGACCCTGGCCGTGGCCAAGCGGGCCGGGGAAAACGCCACGAGGATCGCCGGCGAGGCCCTGGCGCGCATCGACGCCCTGCGCGGCTACATCCTGCCGGCCGACGTCAACCTGACCGTCACCCGCGACTTCGGCGAAACGGCCAAGGCCAAGGTGGACGAACTGCTCAAGCACCTGCTCCTGGCCGCCGTGACCGTGGGCGGCGTGGTGGCGTTGTTTCTGGGGCTGCGGGCCAGCCTCGTGGTCATGGTGGCCGTGCCCGTGACCCTGGCCATCACGCTGGCCACCTATTGGCTCATGGGCTACACCCTCAACCGCGTCACCCTGTTCGCGCTCATTTTCTGCATCGGCATCCTCGTCGACGACCCCATCGTGGACGTGGAAAACATCGTGCGCCACCTCTCCCTGCCCGGCTCGCGGGGCCGGCCGCTGTCGGAGGTCATCGTCGCCGCCGTGGGCGAGGTGCGCGCGCCGCTGGTTCTGGCCACCTTCACGGTCATCGCCGCCATCGCGCCCATGGCCTACGTCGGCGGGCTCATGGGCCCCTACATGCGGCCCATGCCCGTGGGCGCCTCGGTGGCCATGCTGTTGTCCATGGCCGTGGCCTTTTGCATCACGCCCTGGACGGCCAAGCGGACCTTGCGCCCGGAGCCCGAAGGCAAACACCCCCACGGCGAAATCCCGGACGACGCCGGCACCCGGGCCTACCTCTGGCTCATGGACCGGCTGCTCAAACGTCCGGCCTGGCGCTGGGGCTTTTTGGGGCTGGTGGGCCTGCTTTTCGCCGGCGCCTGCGCGCTCTTCCCGGCCAAGGCCGTGCTGGTCAAGATGCTGCCCTTCGACAACAAGAGCGAATTTTCCGTGGTGGTGGACATGCCGCGCGGCACTACGTTGGAGGAGACCACGGCCGTGTCCCGCGAGCTGGCCGACGCGCTTTTAGCCCGCGACGACGTGGCCGGGGCCACGCTTTTCGCCGGCGCCGCCGCGCCCATGACCTTCAACGGCCTCATCCGCCACTCCTACCTGCGAAACGCCCCGAGCGAAGCGGAAATAAGCGTCAACCTCCTGCCCAAGGAGGTCCGCGACCGGCAAAGCCATCCCATCGCCAAGGAGGCCCGGGAGCTGCTGTCCCCCCTCGCCGCCAGGCACGGCGCCCGGATCAAGGTGGTGGAACTGCCGCCCGGCCCGCCGGTGCTGCAAACGCTCGTGGCCGAAATCTACGGCCCCACCGACGCCGGCCGCCTGGCCGTGGCCAGGCAGGTGCGCGACATCATGAAGGCCACCCCGGAAGTGGTGGACGTGGACTGGTACGTGGACGACCCCCGGCCCGAGCGGGTCATCCGGGTGGAGCGCGACAAGGCGCAAGCGGCCGGCGTGGACCCCGACCGGGCGCTTCGGGACGTGACGGCAAGCCTGGCCGGCACGGTGGCCGGGCTTTTGCACGACGAGGACGCCCGCGAGGACGCGCCCATCGTGGTGCGCCTGCCGCTTCGCAGCCGGGCCGACGCCCGGGACCTGGACGGCCTGGCCGTTCGCGGCGACGGCGAGCGCATGGTGTCGCTGGGGCAGATCGCCAGCATCACCGAACACGAGGAGCCGTCCCGGCTTTATCACAAGAACCTGCTGCCCGTGGTCTACGTGACCGGCGACGTGGCCGGCCGCGAGGAAAGCCCCATCTACGCCATGAACAAGATCGACGCGGCCATCGCCGCCCTGGGGGCGTCGGGCCAAGGCGCCTGGCAACAGGCGGACAAGGGCCCCCTGCCCGTCCTGCGCACGGCCATGCCGGCGCAAACCGCGGAGGCCAGCCTCAAGTGGGACGGCGAATGGCAGATCACCTACGAGGTCTTTCGCGACATGGGCATCGCCTTCGCCGTGGTCATGGTGCTGATCTACATCCTGACCGTGGGCTGGTTCGGCTCCTACACCACGCCGATGGCCATCATGGCCCCCATTCCGCTGTCGCTGATCGGCATCATCCCGGCCCATGCCGCCGCCGGGGCCTTTTTCACGGCCACGTCCATGATCGGGTTTATCGCCGGCGCGGGCATCGTTGTGCGCAACTCCATCATCCTCGTGGATTTCATCGAAATGCGACGCGGCGAGGGGGCCACGCTGGCCAAGGCCGTGGAGGAGGCCGGGGCGGTGCGGTTCCGGCCCATGTTGCTGACGGCCATAAGCGTCGTGGCCGGGGCCTTCGTGATCCTGTTCGACCCCATCTTCCAGGGCCTGGCCATTTCGCTCATGGCCGGCGAGGTGGCGGCCACGGTTTTTTCGCGCATGGTGGTGCCGGTGCTGTACTACCTCGACGCCCGCCGCGCCGAACGCGCGCGCGCCTAG